The Stomatobaculum sp. F0698 genomic sequence GATCAGAACTAAAAATTGCTTAGAAACAAAGAAGCTTGTCGCAAGAATTTGCGACAAGCTTTTTTTGTTTTGGCGGACGGCCGATCCGTCGTTCGTTTTCGCACATATAAAAGCACCGGCCTGAGCTTAAGACGGGTGCTTTCTCGTATTCGCATGCTCTTTCCCTTATAACTTCCTTCACTTTAGGGGAAAATCATCCCTTTTAAGAGAACCCTATTTTGTTCTATAGTAGCGGGTGCTTTTGCCGTTGCCTTCGTGCTTCAGTAACCGGATGCAACGAGCCGGCGCAAAGCGCCCGAATGTCCTGTTTGGTAAAGCGCCCGACTTTTATCTCTGATTAAGGAATCGTTGAACTCTCTCATTCTTTTACCTCTTCATCTTTTCCCTTAAAAGGTATCGCAAATTAAGGGAAAGGATACTCCCTCCCCTTTTAAGGGAACATAGTTTGGATGAACTCCATAAAACAAAAGCCCTGCATTGCCGACTCTTCCCGGCAATACAGGACTTTTTCTTTTCATTATTTCGCCTTCGCTTTTCGCGTCAAATGTATTTCGTCTCAGGCTTTCTCGAGCAAGCCGAGTCTTGTGAGTACTTCGCTCACCTCGCGCACCGGAATGACTTCCAATTTCTCGAGCACCTCGGGCGCGACATCCGCTAAATCCTGCTCATTGTCCGCCGGAATAAAGACGGTTTTAACACCTGCGCGCTCCGCCGCCATGAGTTTTTCCGGGAGGCCGCCGATCGGCTTCACTTCGCTCTGTAAGCTGACCTCCCCCGTCATACCGACCGTTGCGGGCACAGGCTTGCCCGTCACAAGGGAAGCGAGCGCCGTTGTCAGGGTGATACCCGCACTCGGCCCGTCCTTCGGGGTTGCGCCGTCCGGCACGTGGATGTGAAGGTCGTTTTCCGAAAAGCGCTGTGCTTCTTCCGGAAAGAGTGCCTTTACCTTGCTGACCGCGAGTTCCGCCGACTCCTTCATGACGGAGCCGAGCTGACCGGTCACGTGAATCTTGCCGCTCCCCTTGGTGAACATGGTCTCGATGTAGAGAATCTCACCGCCGACCGCGGTCCAGGCAAGACCGGTCACAACGCCGGGCGTACTGTGCGCGCGCACCGCGCGGTGCGGCAGCGGGTGGCTGTCCATGAGTTCTCTCAGGTTCTCCTTTGTGACCGTGAGCGTCTGCTTATCGCGCACAAAGCGCACCGCAGCGCCGCGGCAGAGCTTATCGAGGCAGCGTTTTAAGCCGCGCACACCGGACTCCCGCGTGTAATCCGAAATCAGGGTCTCCAGGATATCATCGCCGATCTCAAGCTGTTCCGCCGTTAATCCGACCGCTTCGAGTGCCTTCGGAAGCAGATGGCGCTTTGCAATTTCCTTCTTCTCAAGCGGCGAATATCCCTGAAACGGTATCACCTCCATGCGGTTTAAGAGCGGTCCCGGGATGGTCTCCGCGCTGTTCGCCGTGCACACAAAGAGCACATCGGAGAGATCGTAGGGCACGTTGAGATAATGGTCCGTGAAGCTGTGGTTCTGCTCCGGATCCAGCACTTCGAGCAGGGCGCTTGCGGGATCGCCGTGGAAACTCGTCGAGAGCTTATCGACCTCGTCGAGTACCATCACGGGATTCGATACCCCGCTCTTCTTGATGCCGTCTATGATACGTCCCGCCATCGCGCCGATGTAGGTCCTCCGGTGACCGCGGATATCCGCCTCGTCGCGCACGCCGCCGAGACTCACGCGAACATACTTGCGCCCGAGGGCCCGCGCAATCGAAGCGCCGATGCTCGTCTTGCCGGTACCGGGTGCACCGACAAAGAGCAGTATCGAACCGGATTGCTGCCCCTTCAGCGACATGACCGCAATCTGCTGCAGAATACGATTTTTCACCTTTTTGAGGCCGTAGTGGTCCTCCTCGAGCACCTGCTCCGCCGCCGCGAGGTCGATCTCCTGCGCGCTCTCTTTCTTCCAGGGCAGATTGGTCACATAGTCCAGATAGTCGTAGAGCATACCGCTCTCGGCCGTCTGCTGCCCCTCCTGCTGTAAGCGCTTTAAGACCTTCTCGGCCTCGGCCTTCGCGCTCTCGTTCATGCCGAGATCCTGAATCTTTAACTCAAAGCGGCGGAGGTCCGAGACCTTCTCGGGGTGCAGGCTGTCCAGCTGCTTTTGCAGGTATTCAATCTGCTTTTTCAGCGCATTTTCGCGGTACATCTTTTGATACTCTTCTTCCTGCGCGCTGTTTGCCTCGGTATTTACCTTGTGAAACTCCAGATTTTCGCGGAGCAACTCTTCGAGCTTCTGTTCTCGCAGATTGCGGCTGTCCTCCGAGAGCACGGCCATCTTTTCTTCCGGAGAATTGATGAGCCAGCGGTTCACGATGCCCGCGATGTCGCCGAGCGAGGCCCAGCGGGATATCATCCCGCGGAGCATGGGGCCGAACTGCGGATTCTCCCCGTAGGCCTCCAGCATCAACTGCTTCATGTGCTTTAAGCGCTTCGCCGAGACCGCATCGTCCAGATCCTCAATGTCCTGACGGCGCTCCACATCGAGATCGATGCTGTGATCGGGGTAGATGTTGATTGACTTTAAATCGACACGCGTATTGCAGCGGAACACCAGCACACCCTGGTCACCGACTTCCGTCACGGTACCGCTCACGCCGATAGTATAAAAATCCTCTGCGTTGAGCTCCTCCCTGTTCTTATCTTCTTTCATAAAAATCAGGGTGACACGCTCGCCCGAAACCGGGACTCTTCCTATCATTTTTTCAAAACGCTCCAGGGAGAGCGGAATATTTGCGCCGGGCACTGCCAGTATGTTGTAAACCGGAACAACAGCCATTCAAAAACCTCCTCTGCGCTTAGTGTTATATTTGTTATGTAACAGTATAATACCAGGGCACAGTTCTCAGGTCAAGCGCTTATTCCCATGGCTCCGCTCCCCGCATAGCAGCTGTGCACTCAGACCTGATAATCGCTGTAGTTTTTCTGATTCATCACAAGGTGGCGCGGCAGACCCGCGACCATCATCGGGTTATAGTGTCCCTGAATCAGCGGCTTCACATAGCTCACAAAGTCATCGGTCACATAGTCACCGGCGCCGTTGATCCATGTGCGCGGCACCAGCTTCTCGCCGTTTGCGATGCGGTGCACATCGTAGACGCCGATGGCCGACTGATAGGGATCGACCGAGACGCGGTCTATGACGACCATCACGCCGCTGGAGCCCTCATCCGCGGCCTTAACCGTTGCGCCGCCGACCGCAAAGGCCTCGTCCACGTCCACACGACTTGCAAGATGTGCCGCCGCGCGCTGTAAGGTCGAGAGCTCAACCGAGCGGGTCTTGACTCCGAGGCGCTCGTGAATCAGCGCCGATAAATAAGCCGCCGTACCCGCCATCTGGATATGACCGAACGCATCCTTGCTGCGCGCACCGTCCGCGAGCTCGCAGACGTACTCTCCCGCCGCCGTCTTAATGCCCTCGGAAACCGCGGCGACCACGACATCCTTTTCCTCGAGGAGACCGGAGACGCGATCCACAAAGCCCTCAATGTCAAAGGGGAGTTCCGGCAGGTAGATGAGGTCCGGTCCGTCGCAGTCCTCCTGACGCGCCAGTGCCGTTGCGCCGACCAGCCAGCCCGCATTGCGCCCCATAATCTCGAGTATGATTACATTTTTCTTCTTGTAGGAGAAGCCGAGGGCGTCGCGTATCACTTCCTTGGTCGAGGCTGCGATGTACTTTGCCGCGGAGCCGAAGCCCGGCGTGTGGTCGGTAATCGCAAGATCGTTGTCTATGGTCTTCGGGCAGCCCACAAAGCGTTGCTTTGCACCGGTGAGGAGTGCGTAGTCCGAAAGTTTCCGTATGGTATCCATCGAATCGTTTCCGCCGATGTAAATGAATACCTCAATGTCAAGTTTGTCCAGCAGTTCAAAGACGCGCTCGTAGACCTTCTTGTCCTCGTGAATCTCGGGAAGTTTATAGCGGCAGGTCCCGAGAAAGGCCGAGGGGGTGCGCTTCAGGAGTTCCAGCTCCAGCTCGTTTCGAATATAATCCGAGAGATCCACATACTGCTCATCCAAAAAGCCCTGTATGCCGAAGCGCATGCCGTACACCTTCCCGTAGCCGCGCTCCTTTGCTGTCTTAAACACACCCGCCAAGCTCGAATTAATGACAGCCGTGGGACCTCCCGACTGACCGACCAACACATTCCCCTTCATAAATTTTTCCTCCTCATTTCCTTGTTGCCCAAAATAATTCAGCTGTTTTTAGTATAACGAAAGTGGCAAAAAGAATCCAGCGCATAAAAAAAGCGAAGGGAGACTTTCCCCTCGCTTTTCTTTTGTGCTGTTTTACGCAAGACTGCCGCTTCTTCTGTCCTGCAAGAACACATGCAGCCGCTCCCTCACCGGACGACCGACAAGGATGGCCAAAACAAGTTTCACACAGTCCAGCGGAATGAACGGGAACACACAGACGGTAAGCGCTTTGCCCCAGGCCATCTTGGTCTGTCCGACAAACCAAGCGGTTCCGGCCGCATAGCAGAGCACCAGCGCGATCAGCATGACAACCGCCTGCAACGGCACGTTCTTATAAAAGTGATCCACGGCAAAGCCCGTCATCAGCGCCATCAGAATGAACGCGATGAGGTAGCCTCCGGTGGGCCCCAGAATCTTAGCCGGGCCGCCGCTGTAACCGGACATAACCGGAACACCGACAAAGCCGATCAGAAGATACACGAAGTAGGCAACGGTTCCGCTCTTCATACCGAGCACATAGGCCGAGAGGTAAACCAGGAGCGGTGTCAATGAAATCGGCACGGCGCCGATCGGAATCGACATGGGCCCAAAGATACACATCAGAGCTGTCATCACTGCAATTAAAGCCATGTTGCGAATATCCAACTGTTTCATCTTCTACTCTCCTCTTCTCTGTGCCTTTTGCACTGTCGCCTAGCATACTCGCCTCAGCGGCAATTGTCAACCTGTTACAGAGTTTTGGTTGACAAATTTCTTCTGTCTTGGCTATACTAGGCAAAGATTCGATGAATCATCGAAGAAAGCAGGGATGAATTGATTGAGGGAGGCATGCGATATGAACGCATTGGCACTTGCTGAGGAGATTATTGCCGGACGCCGCTTACAGCGGGGAGATGAAGAGTTAACGGAGCTTTTGAGCACGGATCTCGAAGAGCTCTGTCAAGCTGCGGATAAGCTCCGCGAAACCTATTGTGAAAACAAGGTGGATCTCTGCACCATTATCAACGGCAGAAGCGGCCGCTGCAGCGAGGACTGCAAGTACTGCGCGCAGTCCGCACACTCGAAGACCGGCTGTGAAGAGTATGCCTTTCTCCCGGAAGATGTGATTGTCGCAGCCGCAAAGGCAAACGAGCGCGAGGGCGTAGATCGCTTTTCGATTGTCACCTCCGGCCGCTCTCTCAGCGGCGAAGAATTCGAGCAGGCACTCGCTGCCTACCGCCGCATGGCCGATGAGTGTCGAATCGATCTCTGTGCTTCCCACGGTTTCCTGACGCGCGAGCAGTTCCACCGTCTGCACCTTGCGGGCGTCACGAGCTATCACGACAACATCGAGACCTCGCGCCGCTTCTTCCCGGAAATCTGCACGACCCACACCTTTGACCAGAAGCTTGCGACCATACGCGCAGCCCAGGAAGAGGGACTCTGCGTCTGTTCCGGCGGCATTATCGGCATGGGCGAAACCTGGGAAGACCGCTTGGATATGGCGCTGACGCTTGCGGAACTCGGCATTCAGTCCATCCCGATCAATGTGCTGATGCCGGTCAAAGGCACCCCGCTCGGCGAGCGGGAAGTGCTGAAGGACGATGAAATCCTCCGCACGCTTGCCATCTTCCGCATGATCAATCCGGAGGCAAATATACGCCTCGCGGGCGGACGCTCCGCGCTCTCCGACAACGGTGCGCACAGCTTCTCCTGCGGCGTCAGCGCGACCATTACCGGAAACATGCTGACCACGAGCGGTTCTACGATTCAAGAGGACAGGGCCATGCTGAGCGCCATGGGAAGAGATGTGCAACCCGAGTGGCAGAAGCACTCCGTGCGCCCGAGCTGCTATGAGGCAGTGAAGAACATCGCCCAGTAAGTGAAACGACAACAAAAG encodes the following:
- the lon gene encoding endopeptidase La, which codes for MAVVPVYNILAVPGANIPLSLERFEKMIGRVPVSGERVTLIFMKEDKNREELNAEDFYTIGVSGTVTEVGDQGVLVFRCNTRVDLKSINIYPDHSIDLDVERRQDIEDLDDAVSAKRLKHMKQLMLEAYGENPQFGPMLRGMISRWASLGDIAGIVNRWLINSPEEKMAVLSEDSRNLREQKLEELLRENLEFHKVNTEANSAQEEEYQKMYRENALKKQIEYLQKQLDSLHPEKVSDLRRFELKIQDLGMNESAKAEAEKVLKRLQQEGQQTAESGMLYDYLDYVTNLPWKKESAQEIDLAAAEQVLEEDHYGLKKVKNRILQQIAVMSLKGQQSGSILLFVGAPGTGKTSIGASIARALGRKYVRVSLGGVRDEADIRGHRRTYIGAMAGRIIDGIKKSGVSNPVMVLDEVDKLSTSFHGDPASALLEVLDPEQNHSFTDHYLNVPYDLSDVLFVCTANSAETIPGPLLNRMEVIPFQGYSPLEKKEIAKRHLLPKALEAVGLTAEQLEIGDDILETLISDYTRESGVRGLKRCLDKLCRGAAVRFVRDKQTLTVTKENLRELMDSHPLPHRAVRAHSTPGVVTGLAWTAVGGEILYIETMFTKGSGKIHVTGQLGSVMKESAELAVSKVKALFPEEAQRFSENDLHIHVPDGATPKDGPSAGITLTTALASLVTGKPVPATVGMTGEVSLQSEVKPIGGLPEKLMAAERAGVKTVFIPADNEQDLADVAPEVLEKLEVIPVREVSEVLTRLGLLEKA
- a CDS encoding 6-phosphofructokinase, with translation MKGNVLVGQSGGPTAVINSSLAGVFKTAKERGYGKVYGMRFGIQGFLDEQYVDLSDYIRNELELELLKRTPSAFLGTCRYKLPEIHEDKKVYERVFELLDKLDIEVFIYIGGNDSMDTIRKLSDYALLTGAKQRFVGCPKTIDNDLAITDHTPGFGSAAKYIAASTKEVIRDALGFSYKKKNVIILEIMGRNAGWLVGATALARQEDCDGPDLIYLPELPFDIEGFVDRVSGLLEEKDVVVAAVSEGIKTAAGEYVCELADGARSKDAFGHIQMAGTAAYLSALIHERLGVKTRSVELSTLQRAAAHLASRVDVDEAFAVGGATVKAADEGSSGVMVVIDRVSVDPYQSAIGVYDVHRIANGEKLVPRTWINGAGDYVTDDFVSYVKPLIQGHYNPMMVAGLPRHLVMNQKNYSDYQV
- a CDS encoding biotin transporter BioY, with translation MKQLDIRNMALIAVMTALMCIFGPMSIPIGAVPISLTPLLVYLSAYVLGMKSGTVAYFVYLLIGFVGVPVMSGYSGGPAKILGPTGGYLIAFILMALMTGFAVDHFYKNVPLQAVVMLIALVLCYAAGTAWFVGQTKMAWGKALTVCVFPFIPLDCVKLVLAILVGRPVRERLHVFLQDRRSGSLA
- the bioB gene encoding biotin synthase BioB, with the protein product MNALALAEEIIAGRRLQRGDEELTELLSTDLEELCQAADKLRETYCENKVDLCTIINGRSGRCSEDCKYCAQSAHSKTGCEEYAFLPEDVIVAAAKANEREGVDRFSIVTSGRSLSGEEFEQALAAYRRMADECRIDLCASHGFLTREQFHRLHLAGVTSYHDNIETSRRFFPEICTTHTFDQKLATIRAAQEEGLCVCSGGIIGMGETWEDRLDMALTLAELGIQSIPINVLMPVKGTPLGEREVLKDDEILRTLAIFRMINPEANIRLAGGRSALSDNGAHSFSCGVSATITGNMLTTSGSTIQEDRAMLSAMGRDVQPEWQKHSVRPSCYEAVKNIAQ